From the uncultured Trichococcus sp. genome, one window contains:
- the panC gene encoding pantoate--beta-alanine ligase: MKIAATVEEIRSAVKAWKKEGLSVGFVPTMGYLHEGHQSLMQKAVSENDRVVVSIFVNPMQFGPSEDLESYPRDLEKDAALCEASGVDLIFHPEPKEMYHPDFSSFVDMHGLTDSLCGKSRPAHFRGVCTVVTKLFNIVQPDRAYFGQKDAQQLAVIQQMVRDLNMDVTVIGCPIIREADGLAKSSRNSYLSADERKAALVLSRALEVAKQMLANGERDAGKIRNAISETIQAESRAKIDYVELVDARTLQQVDSIERPVLVALAVYIGKTRLIDNFITE, from the coding sequence ATGAAGATTGCAGCAACGGTTGAAGAAATCCGCAGTGCCGTGAAGGCCTGGAAAAAGGAAGGGTTGTCGGTCGGCTTCGTGCCGACGATGGGCTATCTCCATGAAGGCCATCAAAGTTTGATGCAGAAAGCCGTCAGCGAAAACGATCGGGTGGTCGTCAGCATCTTTGTGAATCCGATGCAGTTCGGCCCATCCGAAGATTTGGAAAGTTACCCAAGGGATCTGGAAAAGGATGCCGCTTTGTGCGAAGCCAGCGGAGTCGACCTGATTTTCCATCCCGAGCCGAAGGAAATGTACCATCCCGATTTCAGCAGCTTTGTGGATATGCATGGTCTGACGGATAGCCTGTGCGGAAAGAGCAGGCCGGCCCATTTCCGTGGCGTCTGCACCGTTGTGACAAAGCTGTTCAACATCGTGCAGCCGGACCGCGCCTATTTCGGGCAGAAGGACGCCCAACAGTTGGCGGTCATCCAACAGATGGTCCGTGACCTGAATATGGACGTCACCGTCATCGGCTGCCCGATCATCCGGGAAGCTGACGGTTTGGCCAAAAGCTCGCGCAACAGTTATCTGTCAGCGGATGAGCGCAAGGCAGCGCTAGTGCTGAGCCGAGCGCTCGAAGTCGCCAAGCAGATGCTTGCGAACGGCGAACGGGACGCGGGCAAGATCCGGAACGCGATTTCGGAAACGATCCAAGCGGAATCGAGGGCGAAAATTGATTATGTGGAGTTGGTGGATGCGCGCACGCTGCAGCAAGTGGACAGCATCGAGCGTCCTGTATTGGTGGCTTTGGCAGTTTATATCGGTAAAACGCGTCTGATCGATAATTTTATCACGGAATAA
- the panD gene encoding aspartate 1-decarboxylase — protein MQLNMLKSKIHRAVVVQAELSYVGSITVDKDLLDAAGLIEYEKVQIVDIDNGARFETYIIAGERGSGMICLNGAAARCVQVSDKIIIMAYCLMDEQEAKEHKPLVVFVDEQNAITTVTRYEEHGRLSM, from the coding sequence ATGCAACTCAATATGCTTAAAAGTAAAATACACCGCGCCGTCGTCGTCCAGGCGGAGCTTTCCTATGTGGGCAGCATCACTGTCGACAAGGATCTGCTGGACGCCGCAGGACTGATCGAATACGAAAAGGTGCAGATCGTCGACATCGATAATGGTGCCAGGTTCGAAACTTACATCATTGCAGGCGAACGCGGCTCAGGCATGATCTGCCTGAACGGTGCCGCTGCCCGTTGCGTCCAAGTGTCGGACAAAATCATCATCATGGCTTACTGCCTGATGGATGAACAGGAAGCGAAGGAACACAAACCGCTTGTGGTGTTTGTGGATGAGCAGAATGCCATCACAACAGTCACACGCTACGAAGAACACGGAAGGCTCAGCATGTAG
- a CDS encoding L-lactate dehydrogenase codes for MLQTKLAIIGVGHVGSQVLTDCSHLNLFSDIVLIDSNEGTARGEALDHRHALAASYRTNSKIYSGDYTDCADADVIIISAGVSEKPRPGEDMPPRALMGKENAVEIRKIMKGITQHTKDAIIILITNPVDTITYIAETEFDYPKGKIFGTGTTLDTFRYRQIVASHYQVDPKNVSGYIIGEHGSTAFPAFSSTTVGALPLSQCDDLLTPAEPLDREFVSQEVVHTASDVFNWKGWTNSGIGEVAAALARAVMLDEKSFFPVTATVDGFYNCHGEAAFSTPCIIGRNGLEKQIPLPLDDAEYEKLQLSIKDIQLTLQNVR; via the coding sequence ATGTTACAGACAAAGTTAGCCATCATCGGGGTCGGCCATGTCGGTTCGCAAGTATTGACCGACTGCAGCCACCTCAACCTATTTTCCGACATCGTCCTGATCGACAGCAACGAGGGCACGGCAAGAGGTGAAGCCCTGGACCACCGCCACGCGCTGGCCGCAAGCTACCGGACAAACAGTAAAATATATTCCGGCGACTATACGGATTGCGCCGATGCTGATGTCATCATCATTTCAGCGGGCGTCAGCGAGAAGCCGCGGCCGGGCGAAGACATGCCTCCAAGAGCGTTGATGGGCAAGGAGAATGCCGTTGAAATACGCAAAATCATGAAAGGGATCACCCAACACACAAAGGATGCGATCATCATCCTGATAACGAATCCGGTAGATACGATCACCTATATCGCCGAAACTGAGTTCGACTATCCGAAAGGCAAAATTTTCGGAACCGGAACGACCTTGGATACTTTCCGTTACCGTCAGATTGTTGCATCCCACTATCAAGTCGATCCCAAAAACGTCAGCGGTTATATCATAGGCGAACACGGCAGCACCGCCTTCCCGGCTTTCAGCAGTACAACGGTAGGCGCGCTCCCCCTTTCCCAATGCGATGACTTACTGACCCCGGCGGAACCATTGGATCGGGAATTCGTCAGCCAAGAGGTGGTGCACACCGCTTCCGATGTCTTCAACTGGAAAGGCTGGACCAATTCTGGCATCGGGGAAGTCGCAGCGGCCTTGGCCCGCGCAGTCATGCTGGATGAGAAAAGTTTCTTCCCGGTGACCGCAACCGTCGACGGATTCTATAATTGCCATGGCGAAGCGGCCTTCAGTACGCCTTGCATCATCGGCAGGAACGGCTTGGAGAAACAGATTCCTTTACCGTTGGATGATGCGGAATACGAAAAACTGCAACTCTCCATCAAAGATATCCAGCTCACGCTGCAAAATGTGCGCTAA
- a CDS encoding HAD family hydrolase, protein MLTILFDLDDTLYDTASPFFQVLGNYRLENSHSDEETFALFREHCDAAFDLFSSGELTLAESHIMRTQRTFADLGLPLTDKEAMHFQETYQKRQAEITLSPGIAQLLNELENRHIPIAVFTNGPEKHQMKKFNALGLERWVPPARIFISEKIGFPKPHAEAFTHVQEVLQASPDELLFIGDTYETDIIGGQAAGWTSLWFNHRRKPEDEKVVLEPTFYSVAEMHQAVNDNISKRKEM, encoded by the coding sequence ATGCTTACTATTCTATTCGATTTGGACGATACTTTATACGACACAGCAAGTCCGTTCTTTCAAGTGTTGGGAAATTACCGCTTGGAAAACAGCCATAGTGACGAAGAAACCTTCGCACTTTTCCGCGAGCATTGCGATGCCGCTTTCGACCTGTTCTCAAGCGGGGAGCTGACGCTGGCCGAGTCCCACATCATGCGCACACAGCGTACGTTCGCCGACTTGGGTCTTCCGCTCACCGACAAAGAGGCGATGCACTTCCAGGAAACCTACCAAAAAAGGCAAGCAGAAATCACGTTAAGCCCTGGGATCGCCCAATTATTGAATGAATTGGAAAATCGACACATTCCGATTGCGGTCTTCACAAACGGCCCTGAAAAGCACCAAATGAAAAAATTCAATGCCTTGGGTCTGGAGCGATGGGTGCCGCCAGCGCGCATCTTCATTTCCGAAAAAATCGGTTTCCCCAAACCCCACGCCGAGGCCTTCACGCATGTTCAGGAGGTTTTGCAGGCCAGTCCTGACGAGCTGCTGTTCATCGGTGATACTTACGAAACGGACATCATCGGCGGCCAGGCTGCCGGGTGGACATCGTTGTGGTTTAACCATCGCCGGAAACCGGAGGATGAAAAAGTGGTGCTGGAGCCAACCTTCTATTCTGTAGCGGAAATGCACCAAGCCGTAAATGACAACATCTCAAAACGAAAGGAAATGTGA
- a CDS encoding transporter substrate-binding domain-containing protein — protein sequence MTVKTWKKTMAALTGLFILAGCGNGATDDSSAAAGSADSETFVVGMEAGYPPFNWTQNDDSNGAVKIDGADGYANGYDVQMAQKVADGLGKELVIVKTEWDGLVPALVSSKIDAIVAGMSPTEERKEAIDFSDSYYTTELVMVVKADGAYADATALADFADAKVTAQLNTLHYGVIDQIEGVQKQPAMDSFTSMRVALESGTIDAYVSERPEAISASAANSAFKMIELDEADTFELSAADSEIAIGLIKESELKDQINEILSGITEEERIQMMDEAIKNQPSAE from the coding sequence ATGACAGTAAAAACATGGAAAAAAACAATGGCGGCATTGACAGGTTTGTTTATTTTGGCGGGTTGCGGTAACGGAGCCACTGATGATTCATCTGCGGCTGCTGGTTCAGCGGATTCCGAAACATTCGTGGTCGGAATGGAAGCAGGCTATCCTCCTTTCAACTGGACCCAAAATGATGACAGCAACGGCGCGGTGAAAATCGACGGCGCTGACGGTTACGCTAACGGGTACGATGTTCAGATGGCCCAAAAAGTGGCGGATGGCTTAGGCAAGGAACTGGTTATCGTCAAAACGGAATGGGATGGCCTAGTGCCGGCATTGGTTTCATCCAAGATCGATGCTATCGTTGCGGGTATGTCGCCTACAGAGGAGCGTAAAGAAGCAATCGATTTCTCGGATTCTTACTATACAACTGAACTGGTAATGGTGGTAAAAGCTGATGGAGCTTATGCGGATGCGACAGCTTTGGCCGATTTCGCGGATGCAAAAGTCACAGCGCAGTTGAATACGTTGCACTATGGCGTCATCGATCAGATTGAAGGCGTGCAAAAGCAACCGGCAATGGACAGTTTCACGTCTATGCGCGTAGCTTTGGAGTCAGGCACAATTGATGCCTACGTATCGGAACGCCCGGAAGCCATCAGCGCTTCAGCAGCCAATTCCGCGTTCAAAATGATCGAATTGGATGAAGCGGATACGTTTGAATTGTCCGCGGCTGATTCGGAAATCGCAATCGGTTTGATCAAGGAAAGCGAATTGAAGGATCAGATCAATGAAATCCTGAGCGGCATCACGGAAGAAGAACGCATCCAAATGATGGATGAAGCAATCAAAAACCAACCATCAGCTGAATAA
- a CDS encoding amino acid ABC transporter permease — MEFSWVIRIIEENWRQFLSGAWTTLYIALIGTIIGLGIGLMIGVIRTIPVAESGWKKHVYNVVNFLLSCYIEIFRGTPMIVQAMVIYYGAALAFDIDMNRIFAALLIVSVNTGAYMSEIVRGGIISIDKGQFEAAQAIGMNHLQTMRNVVMPQVIRNILPATGNEFVINIKDTSVLNVISVSELFFTTKSISGNNFRYFESFFVASIIYFVMTFTVTRILRAIERKMQGPDNYQMMGAGQDQLTTPELMARKKQAGRDRAN; from the coding sequence ATGGAGTTTAGTTGGGTTATCCGAATCATCGAAGAAAACTGGAGGCAGTTTTTATCAGGTGCATGGACAACATTATATATAGCTTTAATCGGAACCATCATCGGACTGGGGATCGGTCTTATGATCGGCGTCATCCGCACAATCCCGGTTGCGGAATCGGGATGGAAAAAACATGTGTACAACGTAGTGAATTTTTTATTGTCTTGCTACATCGAGATTTTCCGCGGAACGCCGATGATCGTGCAAGCGATGGTCATCTATTATGGGGCCGCCTTGGCATTTGACATCGACATGAACCGCATCTTCGCAGCGTTGCTGATCGTATCGGTCAATACGGGTGCTTACATGTCGGAAATCGTCCGCGGCGGGATCATTTCCATCGATAAAGGGCAATTCGAAGCTGCCCAAGCGATCGGGATGAATCACTTGCAAACAATGCGCAATGTCGTCATGCCGCAAGTGATCCGGAATATCCTGCCGGCGACAGGGAACGAATTCGTCATCAACATCAAGGATACGTCCGTGTTGAACGTCATCTCCGTTTCGGAATTGTTCTTTACGACCAAATCGATTTCAGGAAATAACTTCCGTTACTTCGAATCATTCTTCGTGGCTTCAATCATTTACTTCGTCATGACCTTCACGGTGACGCGCATCCTGCGTGCCATCGAAAGGAAAATGCAAGGCCCTGATAATTATCAGATGATGGGTGCAGGACAAGACCAATTGACTACACCAGAATTAATGGCTCGCAAAAAACAAGCAGGAAGAGACAGAGCAAATTAA
- a CDS encoding amino acid ABC transporter ATP-binding protein yields MEKVIDVQHLKKSFGQHEVLKDIDFSVNKGEVVCIIGSSGSGKSTLLRCINLLEKPTAGEIIYNGENVLDSKHDIFKYRSKLGMVFQQFNLFNNLNVLHNCTVGPVKILKKSQQEAEKIAMGYLEQVGMGNFINAKPDQLSGGQKQRVAIARALTMEPDALLFDEPTSALDPEMVGEVLKVMKDLANSGLTMIVVTHEMEFAREVSDRVIFMDQGVILEQGAPSEIFYHPKEDRTKQFLERYLTK; encoded by the coding sequence ATGGAAAAAGTAATTGACGTACAGCATCTGAAGAAGAGCTTCGGCCAACATGAAGTGCTGAAGGACATCGATTTCAGCGTGAACAAGGGAGAGGTTGTGTGCATCATCGGTTCATCGGGATCCGGTAAATCGACGCTGTTGCGCTGCATCAATCTGCTGGAAAAACCCACAGCCGGAGAAATCATCTACAACGGCGAGAACGTCTTGGACTCGAAGCATGATATATTCAAGTACCGCAGCAAATTGGGGATGGTGTTCCAGCAGTTCAATCTGTTCAACAACTTGAACGTGCTGCATAATTGCACGGTAGGGCCTGTGAAGATTCTGAAAAAGTCCCAGCAGGAAGCCGAAAAGATCGCCATGGGCTATCTGGAACAGGTTGGGATGGGGAACTTCATAAACGCCAAACCGGATCAATTATCCGGCGGCCAAAAACAACGTGTCGCAATCGCGCGCGCTTTGACGATGGAGCCGGATGCGCTGTTGTTCGATGAGCCGACATCGGCTTTGGACCCGGAGATGGTGGGGGAAGTATTGAAGGTCATGAAGGATCTTGCCAACAGCGGCTTGACGATGATCGTTGTGACACATGAAATGGAGTTCGCGAGGGAAGTTTCCGATCGCGTCATCTTCATGGATCAAGGCGTCATTCTTGAGCAGGGAGCCCCTAGTGAAATCTTCTATCATCCAAAAGAGGATCGCACGAAGCAATTCCTGGAAAGATATCTTACAAAATAA
- the def gene encoding peptide deformylase, with product MITMDNIIREGHPTLRRSADLVTFPLSAEDRKIAAEMMEFLSNSQDEKIAEQLNLRAGVGLAAPQIDVSKRIIALLIPGEYEDDPPVLAKVMFNPKIISHSIESACLKGGEGCLSVDREVPGFVVRHSRITVSYQDAEGATHKARYKGYTAIVVQHEIDHLNGVMFYDHINEQAPFAVADDVIIIE from the coding sequence ATGATCACTATGGATAACATCATCCGTGAAGGTCATCCTACATTGCGGAGGTCGGCCGACTTGGTCACTTTCCCTTTATCCGCGGAGGATCGGAAAATCGCCGCAGAAATGATGGAGTTCCTTTCGAATAGTCAGGATGAAAAAATCGCCGAGCAACTTAACTTGCGCGCAGGTGTCGGTTTGGCCGCTCCGCAAATCGACGTATCCAAGCGCATCATTGCGCTGCTGATACCAGGGGAATATGAAGATGATCCTCCGGTATTGGCTAAAGTGATGTTCAACCCTAAAATCATCAGCCACTCGATTGAAAGTGCCTGCCTTAAAGGCGGCGAAGGTTGCCTTTCAGTGGACCGAGAAGTGCCAGGGTTCGTCGTCAGACACAGCCGCATCACGGTATCCTACCAAGATGCCGAAGGAGCGACACACAAAGCGCGCTACAAAGGCTATACGGCTATTGTAGTCCAGCACGAAATCGACCATCTCAACGGAGTCATGTTCTACGACCACATCAATGAACAAGCGCCCTTTGCAGTTGCCGACGACGTCATCATCATCGAATAA
- the gdhA gene encoding NADP-specific glutamate dehydrogenase, which yields MTIAKDYIEKVYKKVEDRGPHQKEFLQAVRELFDTIEPALEKNPHYIKWNILERMVEPERIVSFRIPWMDDKGEVQVNKGFRVQFNSAIGPYKGGLRFHPTVNESILKFLGFEQIFKNSLTGLPIGGGKGGSDFDPKGKTDAEVMRFCQSFMTELQRHIGPTLDVPAGDIGVGGREIGYMYGQYKRLNGAETGVLTGKPVVMNGSLARTEATGYGLVYYTQEMLKANGKSFDGQKVVVSGSGNVAIYAIQKVHEFGGTVVACSDSNGYIYDESGIDVALLQDIKEVRRERLTSYAAEKATAVYKDGSVWDFDLNYDIALPSATQNEIDKDQAERLVKAGVYCVSEGANMPSTLEAVEVYAANNIFYGPAKASNAGGVATSALEMAQNSAHSHWTFEEVDGKLQEIMANIFKTAEKTAEEYGMPGNYLAGANIAAFVQVADAMIYQGLV from the coding sequence ATGACAATTGCTAAAGATTATATTGAAAAAGTCTATAAAAAGGTTGAAGATAGAGGCCCGCATCAAAAAGAATTTTTACAGGCGGTAAGAGAGTTGTTCGACACGATTGAACCAGCTTTGGAGAAGAATCCGCACTACATAAAATGGAATATTCTGGAAAGAATGGTAGAACCTGAACGCATTGTTTCCTTCCGTATTCCTTGGATGGATGACAAAGGGGAAGTTCAAGTCAACAAAGGTTTCCGCGTCCAATTCAATTCGGCCATCGGACCATACAAAGGCGGTTTGCGTTTCCACCCGACCGTCAACGAAAGCATCCTGAAGTTTTTAGGTTTTGAACAAATCTTCAAAAACAGCCTGACCGGATTGCCGATCGGCGGCGGTAAAGGCGGATCCGATTTCGATCCTAAAGGCAAGACAGACGCAGAAGTGATGCGATTCTGCCAATCATTCATGACTGAGCTGCAGAGACACATCGGCCCTACTTTGGACGTTCCTGCTGGGGATATCGGTGTCGGCGGACGCGAAATCGGCTACATGTATGGCCAATACAAGCGTTTGAATGGCGCTGAGACAGGTGTCCTGACCGGCAAACCGGTTGTTATGAACGGAAGCCTCGCTCGTACGGAAGCGACAGGTTACGGGTTGGTCTACTACACACAAGAAATGCTGAAAGCGAACGGAAAATCGTTTGACGGCCAAAAAGTGGTCGTATCCGGAAGCGGAAATGTCGCCATCTACGCTATCCAAAAGGTTCATGAATTTGGCGGTACTGTTGTGGCTTGTTCCGATTCCAATGGCTATATCTACGATGAATCAGGTATCGATGTCGCTTTGCTTCAGGATATCAAAGAAGTACGACGTGAAAGATTGACTTCCTACGCTGCTGAAAAAGCGACGGCTGTCTATAAAGATGGCAGCGTCTGGGACTTTGATCTGAACTATGATATTGCATTGCCTAGCGCAACGCAAAATGAAATCGACAAAGACCAAGCTGAAAGATTAGTCAAAGCTGGTGTTTATTGCGTCAGCGAAGGCGCGAATATGCCGAGCACATTGGAAGCTGTGGAAGTCTATGCAGCCAATAATATTTTTTATGGGCCGGCTAAAGCATCCAATGCAGGCGGAGTTGCGACTTCCGCGTTGGAAATGGCGCAAAACAGCGCCCACAGCCATTGGACCTTCGAAGAAGTCGACGGCAAACTTCAGGAGATTATGGCAAACATTTTTAAAACAGCTGAAAAAACAGCTGAAGAATATGGCATGCCGGGCAACTATTTGGCGGGTGCCAACATCGCAGCGTTTGTGCAAGTTGCTGATGCCATGATTTATCAAGGTTTAGTTTAA
- the pdhA gene encoding pyruvate dehydrogenase (acetyl-transferring) E1 component subunit alpha, whose amino-acid sequence MATKQTKIDIDALLSSTNTDFRMVQIMDEEGNIVNPELMPDLSDEQLVQLMTDMVWSRILHERSTALNRQGRLGFYAPTAGQEASQLGSIAAIEKEDVLLPGYRDVPQLVKHGLPLSQAFLWSRGHVDGNKYAADLQALPPQIIIGAQYVQAAGVALGLKKRNKKNVVITYTGDGGSSQGDFYEGINFAGSYKAPGLFFIQNNGWAISTPRHVQTAAQTLAQKAMGAGIPGIQVDGMDILAVYAVTKKAREYAVAGNGPVLIETICYRFGPHTLSGDDPTRYRDTAELEGWQAKDPLIRMRKFLTAKGLWSEEKENEVIESVKEEIKDAIKEADQAPKQKVSDFLKSMFEEPNQTIAEQIAYYEAKETK is encoded by the coding sequence ATGGCTACAAAACAAACAAAAATCGACATTGACGCATTACTAAGCAGCACGAACACAGATTTTCGCATGGTCCAAATCATGGACGAAGAAGGGAATATTGTAAACCCTGAACTTATGCCAGATCTTTCTGATGAACAATTGGTTCAATTGATGACAGATATGGTATGGTCCAGAATTTTACATGAACGTTCAACCGCGTTGAATCGTCAAGGGAGATTAGGTTTCTATGCGCCGACAGCCGGCCAGGAAGCGAGCCAATTAGGAAGTATTGCAGCAATCGAGAAGGAAGATGTCTTGTTGCCTGGTTACCGCGATGTTCCTCAACTGGTCAAACACGGCCTGCCTTTATCACAAGCTTTCCTATGGTCAAGAGGCCATGTGGATGGCAATAAATATGCTGCTGATCTGCAAGCATTGCCTCCTCAAATCATCATCGGTGCACAATATGTGCAAGCTGCCGGTGTCGCATTGGGCTTGAAAAAACGCAACAAGAAAAATGTAGTCATCACATATACTGGTGACGGAGGAAGTTCGCAAGGGGATTTCTATGAAGGAATCAACTTTGCCGGATCCTACAAAGCGCCAGGCCTGTTCTTCATCCAAAACAACGGCTGGGCAATCTCCACGCCACGTCATGTTCAGACTGCTGCTCAAACATTGGCTCAAAAAGCTATGGGCGCAGGAATCCCTGGTATCCAAGTAGACGGAATGGACATCTTGGCTGTTTATGCCGTCACGAAAAAAGCGAGAGAATATGCTGTTGCAGGAAATGGTCCTGTACTGATCGAAACTATCTGCTACCGTTTCGGCCCGCATACATTATCTGGTGACGATCCAACCCGTTACCGCGATACCGCTGAACTGGAAGGCTGGCAAGCAAAAGACCCACTGATCCGCATGCGCAAATTCTTGACGGCAAAAGGTTTATGGTCTGAAGAAAAAGAAAATGAAGTCATCGAATCAGTCAAGGAAGAAATCAAAGATGCGATCAAGGAAGCCGACCAAGCTCCTAAACAAAAAGTATCTGATTTCTTGAAGAGCATGTTCGAAGAACCGAATCAAACTATTGCAGAACAAATCGCGTACTACGAAGCAAAGGAGACTAAATAA